In Amaranthus tricolor cultivar Red isolate AtriRed21 chromosome 5, ASM2621246v1, whole genome shotgun sequence, a genomic segment contains:
- the LOC130813017 gene encoding serine/threonine-protein kinase OXI1-like: MREEEQQSNVPKLGLNQLEVFGPVGRGAKGVVFHVRVLDSGEDLALKVVLKSAIKKKNEDKGNGVDVHNRVFFEQRVLKEFDHPLLPKLKGVVETENIYGYAIDYCPGGNLNSLRMKQVEKMFSDDVIRFYGAEMVLALEYLHKQGIVYRDLKPDNMLIQENGHLMLVDFDLSTKLVPKSPKSRSSFESIKKSESERKKTQLPRFLTLSKCTKSASSSVYSMKSSKTGDDSGNSFESDSVGKSNSFVGTEEYVAPEIIQGNGHDFAVDWWSYGVVLYEMLYGKTPFKGTNRKETFYRILSKSPELVGETTPLRDLIKNLLEKNPKQRITLEEIKGHDFFKGIDWDLILRLPRPPFIPVQEEKGEGEAREGVEGIKAIDVESVAYGIFNKVGSKNKSSENNKNDEENNNNNNNNNNNNNNNKKSSSCKVNEESIKKGVWVEGLEQPSVSDNFLVF, encoded by the exons ATGAGGGAAGAAGAGCAACAATCTAATGTACCCAAATTAGGGTTAAATCAGCTTGAAGTATTTGGCCCTGTTGGAAGAGGAGCTAAGGGTGTTGTGTTTCATGTTAGAGTTTTAGATTCTGGTGAAGATTTGGCATTAAAAGTTGTCTTGAAATCTgccattaaaaagaaaaatgaggatAAAGGAAATGGGGTTGATGTACACAATAGGGTATTTTTTGAACAGCGAGTTTTGAAGGAATTTGATCATCCTCTTTTGCCTAAACTTAAAGGGGTTGTTGAAACAGAGAATATTTATGGCTATGCAATTGATTATTGCCCAGGTGGTAATCTTAATTCCTTGAGGATGAAACAAGTTGAAAAGATGTTCTCTGATGACGTTATAAG attCTATGGGGCTGAAATGGTGTTAGCATTGGAATATCTGCACAAACAAGGTATTGTTTACAGAGATTTGAAGCCGGACAATATGTTAATTCAAGAAAATGGGCACTTAATGTTGGTAGATTTTGATCTATCAACAAAACTCGTTCCAAAATCGCCCAAATCTCGATCGAGCTTTGAATCAATTAAGAAGTCCGAGTCAGAAAGGAAGAAAACTCAGTTACCCAGATTTTTAACCCTCTCTAAATGCACTAAATCAGCGAGTTCATCGGTATACTCAATGAAATCCAGTAAAACAGGGGACGATTCAGGAAACTCGTTCGAGTCAGACTCAGTGGGGAAATCAAACTCATTTGTTGGAACAGAAGAGTACGTGGCACCAGAGATCATCCAAGGCAACGGTCACGATTTCGCCGTGGATTGGTGGAGCTACGGCGTCGTTTTATACGAAATGCTTTACGGGAAAACGCCATTTAAGGGCACAAACAGGAAGGAAACATTTTACAGAATACTATCAAAATCACCTGAATTAGTAGGTGAAACGACGCCGTTGAGAGATTTAATCAAGAACTTGTTAGAGAAAAATCCAAAGCAGAGAATAACATTGGAAGAAATAAAGGGTCATGATTTCTTTAAGGGAATTGATTGGGATTTAATCCTACGGCTACCAAGGCCTCCCTTTATTCCAGTACAAGAAGAAAAGGGTGAGGGTGAGGCCCGTGAGGGAGTAGAAGGAATCAAAGCAATTGATGTGGAGTCTGTTGCCTATGGAATTTTTAATAAAGTAGgaagtaaaaataaatcaagtgaaaataataaaaatgatgaggaaaataataataataataataataataataataataataataataataaaaagagtaGTAGTTGTAAGGTGAATGAAGAAAGCATAAAGAAAGGTGTGTGGGTAGAAGGTTTGGAGCAACCTTCTGTGTCGGACAATTTTTTGGTCTTCTAA
- the LOC130813609 gene encoding protein MAINTENANCE OF MERISTEMS-like, producing the protein MGEIAWRKVKKRAGKGEKGDVREYFQGPEPAPLDWTIVRGPEGRFARGGPSSSAASERAGGSFTTTYYMAVIGSTLLADKTRTGMRPHPIVVVNDDEQDVAWGAVTLAFLYRQLGMASRAGCKTIAGCLTLLQTWIYEYFPAFRPHPRRDDVPNTTRAEMWTPKKVGRELDRLISFRKVLDSMTETQVEWTPYNCGLRTSSTRD; encoded by the exons ATGGGGGAAATTGCTTGGAGAAAGGTGAAGAAGAGAGCGGGGAAGGGGGAGAAAGGTGATGTGAGGGAATAC ttccaaggtcCTGAGCCTGCCCCATTGGACTGGACTATAGTTCGTGGCCCCGAAGGCAGATTTGCCCGTGGCGGCCCTAGTTCTTCCGCCGCATCTGAGCGTGCAGGAGGaagtttt ACCACAacgtactacatggctgtcattggctctaccttgttggcggataagaccaggactggcatgcgacctcacccgatagttGTCGTCAACGACGATGAACAGGACGTGGCTTGGGGTGCGGTGACtttggcgttcttgtacaggcagctcggaatggcatctagggctggttgcaagaccattgctggatgcctcacattgctccagacatggatctatgagtacttccccgctttccgccctcatcctcgccgagatgATGTGCCAAACacgactagggcggagatgtggacgcCGAAGAAAGTAGGTCGTGAGCTGGACAGGTTGATATCATTCCGCAAGGTTCTGGACTCAATGACAGAGACTCAG GttgaatggactccctacaattGTGGTTtaaggacttcatcgaccagagattga
- the LOC130813018 gene encoding adenylylsulfatase HINT3-like isoform X2: protein MDFEAKRRRIAVLSAHFCPSPINSHNTHIVSTSNCSSNTSNLDCVFCQIIQGNSPAFKLYEDDMCICILDTNPLSRGHSLIIPKRHCCSLDATPPSVIAAMCSKVPFISNAIMKATGSDSFNLLVNNGAAAGQVIFHSLKRLSLKLDQALHLVESIQEQILVANRMEGSKNDGSDLSGISRD, encoded by the exons ATGGATTTCGAAGCTAAACGACGACGTATAGCTGTGTTATCCGCCCATTTTTGTCCTTCTCCCATCAATTCCCACAATACCCACATCGTATCTACTTCCAATTGCTCATCTAACACTTCTAATTTGGATTGCGTTTTTTGCCAGATTATTCAGGGGAATTCCCCTGCTTTTAAG CTTTACGAAGATGATATGTGCATTTGCATTTTGGATACAAATCCGCTCAGTCGTGG GCACTCTCTTATCATTCCAAAACGTCATTGTTGTTCCTTGGATGCAACTCCTCCATCT GTGATAGCGGCCATGTGTTCGAAAGTACCCTTCATAAGCAATGCAATTATGAAAGCAACAGGCAGTG ATTCGTTCAATCTATTGGTCAACAACGGTGCTGCTGCTGGTCAAGTTATATTTCAT AGCTTGAAGCGACTATCATTGAAATTGGATCAAGCACTTCATCTTGTTGAAAGCATTCAAGAACAGATTTTAGTTGCTAATAGAATGGAAGGAAGCAAGAATGATGGATCAGATTTGTCTGGGATTTCAAGAGATTGA
- the LOC130813018 gene encoding adenylylsulfatase HINT3-like isoform X1, producing the protein MDFEAKRRRIAVLSAHFCPSPINSHNTHIVSTSNCSSNTSNLDCVFCQIIQGNSPAFKLYEDDMCICILDTNPLSRGHSLIIPKRHCCSLDATPPSVIAAMCSKVPFISNAIMKATGSDSFNLLVNNGAAAGQVIFHTHIHIIPRKENDCLWASESLKRLSLKLDQALHLVESIQEQILVANRMEGSKNDGSDLSGISRD; encoded by the exons ATGGATTTCGAAGCTAAACGACGACGTATAGCTGTGTTATCCGCCCATTTTTGTCCTTCTCCCATCAATTCCCACAATACCCACATCGTATCTACTTCCAATTGCTCATCTAACACTTCTAATTTGGATTGCGTTTTTTGCCAGATTATTCAGGGGAATTCCCCTGCTTTTAAG CTTTACGAAGATGATATGTGCATTTGCATTTTGGATACAAATCCGCTCAGTCGTGG GCACTCTCTTATCATTCCAAAACGTCATTGTTGTTCCTTGGATGCAACTCCTCCATCT GTGATAGCGGCCATGTGTTCGAAAGTACCCTTCATAAGCAATGCAATTATGAAAGCAACAGGCAGTG ATTCGTTCAATCTATTGGTCAACAACGGTGCTGCTGCTGGTCAAGTTATATTTCAT ACACACATCCATATCATTCCCCGGAAGGAAAATGACTGTTTATGGGCTTCCGAG AGCTTGAAGCGACTATCATTGAAATTGGATCAAGCACTTCATCTTGTTGAAAGCATTCAAGAACAGATTTTAGTTGCTAATAGAATGGAAGGAAGCAAGAATGATGGATCAGATTTGTCTGGGATTTCAAGAGATTGA
- the LOC130813019 gene encoding E3 ubiquitin-protein ligase CHIP has protein sequence MAPMASSAVAKQAEQLRQDGNLYFKRDRFGAAIDAYTEAIALCPNVPVYWTNRALCHRRKNDWARVEEDCQKALQLDNSSVKAHYMLGLALLQRKEYSEGVKELEKALDLGRGANPKGYMVEEIWQELAKAKYLLWEHESSQRSWELQTLKEACEEALKEKHMLASYEMEGFIDEAAVGNVKQLKALERVFRKAGECDIPSEVPDYLCCRITLDIFRDPVITPSGVTYERAVIREHLEKVGKFDPITREPLTQSQLIPNLAIKEAVHAYLEDHGWAYRTD, from the exons ATGGCTCCAATGGCGTCTTCTGCAGTGGCCAAACAAGCAGAGCAATTGCGACAAGATGGAAACCTCTACTTTAAAAGAGATCGATTTGGAGCCGCCATTGATGCTTACACTGAA GCAATTGCGTTGTGCCCTAATGTGCCAGTTTATTGGACTAATCGTGCGTTATGTCATCGCAggaaaaa tgaTTGGGCAAGAGTTGAGGAAGATTGTCAAAAAGCACTACAGCTTGATAATAGTTCCGTCAAG GCGCATTATATGTTGGGGCTTGCTTTGCTTCAGAGAAAAGAATACAGTGAAGGAGTCAAAGAATTGGAGAAG GCTCTAGATCTGGGACGAGGTGCAAATCCAAAGGGTTATATGGTAGAAGAGATTTGGCAAGAACTTGCAAAAGCAAAATACTTGTTGTGGGAACATGAATCTAGCCAGCGTTCATGGGAGCTGCAGACCTTGAA AGAAGCCTGTGAAGAAGCTCTTAAGGAAAAACATATGTTGGCTTCTTATGAAATGGAAGGGTTTATTGATGAAGCTGCTGTTGGCAATGTGAAACAGTTAAAGGCTTTGGAGCGTGTTTTTAGGAAAGCTGGAGAGTGTGACATACCATCTGAG GTTCCTGACTACTTGTGTTGTAGAATCACACTTGACATTTTTCGGGATCCTGTCATTACACCAAGTGGAGTCACATATGAACGAGCCGTTATCCGTGAACATCTTGAGAAG GTCGGAAAGTTTGACCCAATAACGCGTGAACCACTTACTCAATCCCAACTAATACCAAATTTGGCTATAAAAGAAGCAGTTCATGCATATCTAGAGGATCACGGGTGGGCTTATAGGACAGACTAG